From the Candidatus Nanopelagicales bacterium genome, one window contains:
- a CDS encoding ABC transporter permease — MLSFVIAGLAVGALYAMSAMALVITYNASRVFNFAQGGMAFFLAYCFFFLSNPDTGLGWNSWLAAAVVVLIAGPLLGLFLWWILLGKLGNLAPLTKVAVMIGLQVALVAVTTLIFGHDPVYLVYGPVGEPSVIFSIFDVNVSNEQFIIIVTAAIVALGGYWVLNKTMAGLVTRGSVDSELMTVLTGTNPKFVVASTWAIGTAVAGLAGLMVLPKVGLSPGGFANLIAASMAGAVIGKFTNLWRAFFGALFLGLVQEVLVLYLPSDGLLGTALRPSLPFLFMVGAVLIYSRNKDVRADTQKVEVASVNNAYEVSLSHYLSIMRNPKGHWDKWVGYAVLIVVMVGIPLVFNDYWTGLFAVGFAYTVVFLSYRLVTGEAGIISLSQISFAGLGVIAAAYVVNNDTPFGAKGTVPILLAMLIGGVVAGIIGAIVGMVCLPLGPLYAAIVTFGFALLVDQAVYTRDEFSNYGSGLPFGRPTLFGMDFDTPKKYYWFAAVIMFIIMFILWSLRRSTTGLVFATIRASRVRAATLGFDIFIARLGVFALGAAVAGIGGTMVASFQLVAFPNGYVMVIGLVWFALAVAQGTSSMGGLAAGGMGMLLMPAIFAEFLPERLVDLPVLLFGLVAINMVKDPIGIQPGVRAQFRRLAIKISGGSLHDPAPIDDDQVKSNVPAGV; from the coding sequence GTGCTCAGTTTTGTTATTGCTGGCCTTGCCGTTGGCGCGCTTTATGCGATGTCAGCTATGGCATTGGTCATCACCTATAACGCTTCACGCGTCTTCAACTTCGCTCAAGGTGGCATGGCCTTCTTCTTGGCCTATTGCTTCTTCTTCTTGAGCAACCCAGATACCGGACTCGGCTGGAACTCATGGCTTGCTGCGGCAGTTGTCGTGTTGATCGCCGGTCCATTGCTGGGCCTATTCCTTTGGTGGATCTTGTTGGGCAAGCTGGGCAACCTCGCTCCGCTCACCAAGGTTGCTGTGATGATCGGCCTTCAGGTCGCACTCGTCGCTGTAACCACCTTGATCTTCGGCCACGATCCGGTGTACCTCGTGTACGGCCCAGTCGGCGAACCGTCGGTCATCTTCTCAATTTTTGATGTGAACGTTTCTAACGAACAGTTCATCATCATCGTCACCGCTGCGATTGTCGCTCTTGGTGGCTACTGGGTTCTCAATAAGACAATGGCGGGTCTGGTCACCCGTGGTTCTGTGGACTCAGAACTCATGACAGTGCTTACAGGCACGAACCCAAAGTTCGTTGTTGCTTCAACATGGGCAATCGGAACCGCAGTCGCTGGCCTTGCTGGTCTGATGGTTCTCCCAAAGGTGGGCCTGAGCCCAGGCGGCTTCGCCAACCTCATCGCAGCTTCGATGGCTGGTGCAGTTATCGGCAAGTTCACCAACCTGTGGCGCGCATTCTTTGGAGCTTTGTTCCTTGGTCTCGTTCAGGAAGTTCTCGTTCTGTACTTGCCATCTGATGGTCTTCTTGGCACCGCACTTCGCCCCAGCCTTCCGTTCCTGTTCATGGTGGGCGCAGTCCTCATTTACAGCCGAAACAAGGACGTTCGCGCTGACACGCAAAAGGTCGAAGTTGCTTCGGTCAACAATGCGTACGAAGTTTCGCTTTCGCATTACTTGTCGATCATGCGTAATCCAAAGGGCCACTGGGATAAGTGGGTTGGCTACGCAGTTCTCATCGTCGTGATGGTCGGCATTCCGCTGGTCTTTAACGATTATTGGACCGGCCTGTTCGCCGTTGGCTTTGCATACACCGTGGTGTTCTTGTCATACCGACTTGTCACAGGTGAAGCAGGCATCATCAGCCTTTCCCAAATCAGCTTCGCCGGTTTGGGTGTGATTGCCGCGGCATACGTGGTGAACAACGACACGCCATTTGGCGCAAAGGGCACAGTGCCGATTCTGTTGGCGATGCTGATTGGCGGCGTAGTCGCAGGCATCATCGGTGCCATCGTGGGCATGGTGTGTTTGCCACTTGGCCCTCTCTACGCAGCAATCGTGACCTTCGGTTTCGCACTGCTCGTTGACCAAGCGGTCTACACCCGCGATGAGTTCTCAAACTACGGATCTGGTTTGCCATTTGGTCGACCAACCTTGTTCGGCATGGATTTTGATACGCCGAAGAAGTACTACTGGTTTGCTGCAGTCATCATGTTCATCATCATGTTCATCCTGTGGTCACTTCGCCGTTCGACTACTGGTTTGGTCTTTGCAACGATTCGCGCCAGCCGCGTTCGCGCAGCAACCCTTGGCTTTGACATCTTCATCGCTCGTCTGGGTGTATTCGCACTTGGCGCAGCAGTTGCAGGTATCGGTGGCACGATGGTTGCGAGCTTCCAGCTCGTCGCGTTCCCTAATGGTTACGTCATGGTGATCGGTCTGGTCTGGTTCGCACTTGCGGTTGCCCAGGGCACGAGCTCTATGGGTGGCCTTGCTGCCGGTGGCATGGGGATGTTGTTGATGCCAGCAATCTTCGCGGAATTCTTGCCAGAGCGTTTGGTCGATCTTCCAGTGCTGTTGTTCGGTCTGGTCGCCATCAACATGGTGAAGGATCCAATTGGTATCCAGCCAGGTGTGCGTGCTCAATTCCGTCGTCTTGCCATCAAGATAAGTGGTGGATCACTTCATGATCCAGCACCTATTGACGATGACCAAGTTAAGTCCAACGTTCCAGCAGGAGTGTGA
- a CDS encoding ABC transporter substrate-binding protein — MKLYAVLSMGLVCVLGLSACGNSSSDTNASGSSTPTPSRTCATVPGITDSTITIGVVFPKSGTAASTFSNFDVAAQLRMNEMNALDGINGRKIRLKIYDDRNDPRAQNSVAQQALKDGVFGIIAASQQQSMYPILKQANVPIAGVPNLPPYATDLNAFGVTGAYSTGYTSTAAAQRFRKIKARSIATVTLKTPGALNSARGFVATLPSQALKSALPIQSLTSSSSSTSAIAKAIVKSKADAVNVIAPVSVGQSLTKSLKSLGAEQMPVMVNGLIDPATVLDAQGALDGAIGVPHGFVPLQLNTPEVKRYVAGMVSAGANPYASFAPLGYIAADVMIAGLSAAGQCPTREDFIRIERGVTDYTAGNMLPGKISFAPGVTPDGDPAKCSWFITVRGDSLLPDTGPTCGQLLKT; from the coding sequence GTGAAGTTGTACGCAGTTCTCTCGATGGGTTTGGTTTGTGTTCTGGGCCTCTCTGCGTGCGGTAACTCAAGTAGTGACACCAACGCCTCTGGGTCATCAACACCAACACCGTCACGAACCTGCGCAACAGTTCCGGGAATCACAGATTCGACTATCACCATTGGAGTGGTGTTCCCAAAAAGTGGAACAGCAGCATCGACATTTTCAAACTTTGATGTAGCAGCACAGCTGCGCATGAATGAAATGAACGCTCTTGATGGAATCAATGGACGAAAGATTCGCCTGAAAATTTATGACGATCGTAATGATCCCAGAGCTCAAAATTCCGTTGCTCAGCAAGCGTTGAAGGATGGCGTGTTTGGCATCATTGCCGCCTCGCAACAACAATCAATGTATCCGATTTTGAAACAAGCTAATGTTCCTATCGCAGGTGTTCCTAATCTTCCTCCGTATGCAACTGACCTCAACGCTTTTGGTGTCACAGGTGCTTATTCCACTGGCTACACGTCGACAGCAGCTGCACAGCGCTTTCGAAAAATCAAAGCTAGATCAATCGCTACCGTTACCTTGAAAACACCTGGCGCGCTGAACAGCGCACGAGGATTCGTTGCCACGTTGCCATCGCAAGCGTTGAAGTCAGCACTTCCCATTCAATCGTTGACGTCGAGTTCATCCAGCACTTCTGCGATTGCGAAAGCGATCGTCAAATCAAAGGCTGATGCAGTCAATGTGATTGCCCCGGTTAGCGTCGGACAGTCGTTGACCAAGTCATTGAAGAGTTTGGGCGCAGAACAGATGCCTGTCATGGTGAATGGACTCATTGATCCCGCGACAGTGCTCGATGCACAGGGCGCTCTCGACGGGGCTATTGGCGTTCCTCATGGATTCGTACCGCTGCAACTCAACACTCCCGAAGTGAAACGGTATGTCGCCGGCATGGTTTCTGCGGGAGCAAATCCGTATGCATCATTTGCGCCCCTGGGCTATATCGCCGCGGATGTGATGATTGCGGGGCTCAGCGCTGCAGGGCAGTGCCCAACTCGAGAAGACTTCATTCGGATTGAACGAGGAGTCACTGACTACACCGCCGGCAATATGTTGCCCGGAAAGATTTCATTTGCTCCGGGAGTCACACCTGACGGCGACCCTGCCAAGTGCAGCTGGTTTATCACCGTGCGTGGTGATTCTTTATTACCTGACACCGGTCCAACCTGTGGTCAACTCCTGAAAACCTAA
- a CDS encoding ABC transporter substrate-binding protein encodes MSIEGHSFVTLLDHIGASGFDSTVQGAQLLTSRGVLMSVSSNKRRSSAFVVGGLAAAMVVSVAATGAQAAPAPSNAAKNAKCAPVDGVTPTTINLGWLGPKTGAASANYIGSSQAAQLRADQENAKGGINGRKIIFKVYDDASSPTTQVSAAQQAIQSDKMFGLTLQSSTVSAFPTLKTANIPVTGFNNQAFNSDRNAFAPTGAPPPVGIGSLLVIQKLKEMGVTKVANINHASAGAAISGNTTSGLLKLVPGITESLRIADEPQGSHDATATALRIKSTGSNGAIIVGFIEGGVSIAQALKQQGVTLNGMSIVGLSDPAVLRTTGTALDGALGTNYGTVPVGVPRAAVRTYTNGMKAAGLNPYSAAAPQGYLGVDLLIRGLKEAGQCPTRDLFINKLRNVSNYTGNGLVPEKISFKPGSTPNGNMADCTWFMIAKGDQLVPDKNPTCGAKYVNTSTGAVVQG; translated from the coding sequence GTGTCAATCGAAGGTCACTCTTTCGTCACCTTGCTCGATCACATCGGTGCAAGTGGGTTCGACTCAACTGTGCAAGGTGCACAGTTGCTCACCTCTAGGGGAGTGTTGATGTCGGTTTCTTCAAACAAGCGCCGTAGCTCGGCCTTTGTTGTCGGCGGTCTTGCCGCGGCAATGGTGGTTTCAGTTGCGGCCACTGGTGCTCAGGCTGCGCCTGCTCCAAGTAATGCTGCAAAGAATGCAAAGTGCGCACCAGTTGACGGTGTCACGCCAACCACGATCAACCTTGGCTGGCTTGGTCCAAAAACCGGCGCCGCTTCTGCAAACTACATCGGTTCATCTCAAGCTGCTCAGCTTCGTGCCGACCAGGAAAACGCTAAGGGTGGCATCAACGGCCGCAAGATTATTTTCAAGGTGTATGACGATGCCTCAAGCCCAACCACTCAGGTCTCGGCCGCTCAGCAGGCTATTCAGTCAGACAAGATGTTTGGTTTGACGCTTCAGTCTTCAACTGTTTCAGCATTCCCAACCTTGAAGACAGCCAATATTCCGGTAACTGGCTTTAACAACCAGGCCTTCAACTCTGATCGCAATGCCTTTGCCCCAACTGGTGCACCACCTCCTGTCGGAATTGGTTCGCTCCTTGTGATTCAAAAACTCAAGGAAATGGGCGTCACTAAAGTGGCCAACATCAACCATGCCTCGGCTGGTGCGGCCATTTCTGGAAACACGACTTCAGGTTTGTTGAAGCTCGTCCCAGGCATCACTGAGTCACTTCGTATCGCTGATGAACCACAAGGTTCACATGATGCAACGGCAACCGCACTGCGCATTAAGAGCACCGGATCAAACGGCGCGATTATTGTTGGCTTCATTGAAGGTGGCGTATCAATCGCTCAGGCATTGAAGCAGCAGGGCGTCACGCTGAACGGTATGAGCATTGTTGGTCTTTCAGATCCAGCGGTGCTTCGTACGACGGGTACAGCCCTTGATGGTGCGCTCGGCACCAACTACGGCACGGTTCCTGTTGGTGTTCCACGTGCTGCAGTACGCACCTACACAAACGGCATGAAGGCTGCAGGCTTGAACCCTTACTCAGCTGCAGCACCTCAGGGTTACCTTGGTGTGGATCTGTTGATCCGTGGTCTCAAGGAAGCCGGCCAATGCCCAACGCGTGATCTCTTCATCAATAAGTTGCGCAACGTCTCCAACTACACCGGTAACGGTCTGGTACCAGAAAAGATCAGCTTCAAGCCAGGCTCAACGCCAAATGGCAACATGGCTGATTGCACCTGGTTCATGATCGCCAAGGGTGATCAATTGGTTCCGGATAAGAATCCAACCTGTGGTGCTAAGTACGTCAACACCTCAACTGGGGCTGTTGTACAGGGCTAG
- a CDS encoding enoyl-CoA hydratase/isomerase family protein, whose translation MITNLTALIAARDWYPEISTRGEVTNAVRFIDLDQEIPKNVQALRDRVCLLIGLTSNPTSEVRAVSKFLDLTLTTATIDDTSLVTVADLNEAVSLIDAAMANRARSAMVLAAVLRQTPQLDISDAIAAEAAAYSTLLAGPEFAEWLSARSVKKLEPAAEPDRVLTSITGNTLNIRMNRKLRLNAIDGPMRAALVEAFAIALADPTLQVKVTGEGSCFSNGGDLREFGSTPDASTAWAVRMTQHPGWCIAELADRTTVHMHGKCIGAGVEMPSFASHVIADPETTFSLPELSMGLIPGAGGCVSIANRIGRWRTLWIVLTGTTLTAHDALAWGLIDDIAPIN comes from the coding sequence GTGATCACCAATTTGACAGCGCTGATTGCTGCTCGGGATTGGTATCCCGAGATCAGCACTCGAGGTGAAGTAACGAATGCTGTTCGATTCATTGATCTAGACCAAGAAATTCCCAAGAATGTCCAAGCTTTGCGTGACCGCGTATGTCTCCTCATTGGCCTGACCAGCAATCCAACCTCGGAAGTACGAGCGGTTTCCAAATTCCTTGACCTCACGCTGACCACTGCAACGATTGATGACACATCGCTCGTCACGGTTGCTGATCTCAATGAAGCCGTTTCGCTGATCGATGCGGCCATGGCCAACCGCGCACGCAGTGCAATGGTGTTAGCAGCAGTACTACGACAAACACCGCAGTTAGATATTTCTGATGCAATTGCTGCAGAAGCTGCGGCTTACTCAACCCTCTTAGCTGGACCTGAATTTGCGGAATGGTTAAGCGCGCGTTCGGTCAAGAAGCTCGAGCCAGCAGCTGAACCGGATCGCGTTCTGACTTCGATTACTGGCAACACACTCAATATTCGAATGAATCGAAAACTGCGACTCAATGCAATTGACGGACCAATGCGCGCTGCACTTGTCGAAGCGTTTGCCATCGCACTTGCTGATCCGACACTTCAAGTGAAAGTCACCGGCGAAGGGTCCTGCTTCAGCAATGGTGGTGATTTACGCGAGTTCGGTTCAACACCTGACGCATCAACTGCATGGGCTGTGCGCATGACACAACATCCTGGTTGGTGCATCGCAGAACTTGCTGATCGCACCACTGTGCATATGCACGGCAAATGCATTGGCGCTGGCGTTGAAATGCCTTCCTTCGCATCGCATGTCATTGCAGATCCGGAAACAACATTCTCGTTGCCTGAATTATCGATGGGTTTGATTCCGGGAGCGGGTGGTTGCGTGAGCATTGCGAATCGCATTGGGCGCTGGCGCACATTATGGATAGTGCTCACCGGAACAACTCTTACTGCGCACGATGCATTGGCGTGGGGATTAATTGATGACATCGCTCCCATCAATTAA
- a CDS encoding CoA transferase has translation MTSLPSINATDWANQLLTHVGNSRRIEAPTFESAPLTDWARSGAVAITGTPKQPLMPTGFAATAARGAMLAFDSITGSTGIAGEQLLGERAALSGWPPKAPWTLGLHCRAVRTLDGWFALSLARPTDLAYVPALISAPTTNEWISVDAWARTHTTQEAVDRCRLLGMPAGAIDSVPSRELMRIESTGKSAVRELKGMRVIDLSTLWAGPLCGNLLHTAGAEVIRVESASRPDGSREGILAFDDLLHLGQLSVTFDPGNLDFLHALIDTADIVITSARPRGLVSLDLDPQRWLANRNNGVWVQLSAYGSTGEEANWIGFGDDTAMAAGLVRWIDGIPIPVADALADPLTGIHAAVAAAALATQGGTHLIDIALANVAAATRSNESVIDPTQLNGKWVVETEFGIRPVERPKARTVHGTARALGADNDLVRAELAS, from the coding sequence ATGACATCGCTCCCATCAATTAACGCCACAGATTGGGCGAATCAACTTCTCACCCACGTTGGAAATTCACGGCGCATTGAAGCACCCACATTTGAAAGCGCTCCCTTAACAGATTGGGCGCGCAGTGGCGCCGTCGCCATAACCGGAACACCAAAGCAACCACTGATGCCAACTGGTTTTGCGGCAACGGCTGCCAGAGGTGCGATGTTGGCCTTTGACTCTATTACCGGTTCAACCGGTATTGCAGGAGAGCAACTGCTCGGCGAACGTGCTGCGCTATCAGGTTGGCCACCCAAAGCGCCATGGACGTTAGGTCTGCATTGCCGTGCAGTGAGAACACTTGATGGTTGGTTCGCTCTTTCCCTTGCACGTCCAACTGACCTTGCATATGTGCCTGCCCTCATCAGTGCACCGACAACAAATGAGTGGATCAGTGTTGATGCGTGGGCTCGCACACATACAACTCAAGAAGCAGTAGATCGATGTCGTTTGTTGGGAATGCCAGCGGGCGCAATTGATTCAGTGCCCTCACGTGAGCTGATGCGTATTGAATCGACAGGAAAAAGTGCGGTCCGCGAGCTCAAGGGTATGCGCGTTATCGATCTCTCAACTCTGTGGGCCGGCCCGCTTTGTGGCAACTTGCTGCACACGGCAGGGGCAGAAGTCATCCGAGTTGAAAGTGCATCACGCCCAGATGGAAGCCGTGAAGGTATTCTAGCGTTTGATGATCTTCTGCACCTCGGTCAATTGTCAGTGACCTTTGATCCAGGGAATTTGGATTTTCTGCATGCACTCATCGACACCGCAGACATTGTGATCACTTCTGCGCGGCCACGTGGTCTGGTATCTCTTGACTTAGATCCCCAACGTTGGCTGGCAAATCGAAATAACGGCGTGTGGGTGCAACTCAGTGCTTATGGTTCTACAGGTGAAGAAGCCAATTGGATTGGTTTCGGTGATGACACTGCAATGGCCGCAGGATTAGTGCGTTGGATTGATGGCATTCCGATTCCTGTTGCAGATGCACTCGCTGATCCACTGACCGGCATTCATGCTGCAGTGGCGGCTGCTGCGCTTGCAACACAAGGTGGAACGCACTTGATCGATATTGCGTTGGCAAATGTTGCAGCTGCGACTCGAAGTAATGAATCAGTTATCGATCCGACTCAACTAAACGGGAAGTGGGTCGTCGAAACAGAATTCGGCATTCGTCCCGTAGAACGACCAAAGGCTCGAACTGTTCATGGAACAGCCCGAGCCCTCGGTGCGGATAACGATCTAGTGCGAGCAGAACTCGCGAGTTAG
- a CDS encoding DoxX family protein: MNTISTDLNFYNLAMLLIRLAIGPMLFVHGYNKVFGAGGLKGTAGWFESLGLKPGWVHARVAAGTEMAVGIAITIGFLTGLSAAGVVGLMVVAMLTDHRGKGYFVFKGGWEYVLYILLTALALASGGSGEWSVDNALNIEMFGVNWAIIAGVLGTGAALLMLATSYRPAKK; the protein is encoded by the coding sequence ATGAACACGATCTCTACAGATCTCAACTTTTATAACCTCGCCATGCTGCTCATTCGCTTGGCCATCGGCCCAATGCTGTTCGTCCATGGCTACAACAAGGTGTTCGGCGCAGGTGGCCTCAAGGGCACTGCCGGTTGGTTTGAATCCCTTGGACTGAAGCCAGGCTGGGTTCATGCACGCGTTGCAGCTGGCACCGAAATGGCAGTCGGTATTGCGATCACCATTGGTTTCCTCACCGGCTTGAGTGCCGCTGGTGTGGTTGGCCTGATGGTTGTCGCCATGTTGACCGATCACCGCGGTAAGGGCTACTTCGTATTCAAGGGTGGCTGGGAGTACGTGCTCTACATCTTGTTGACCGCTTTGGCTTTGGCTTCAGGTGGTTCAGGTGAATGGTCAGTCGACAATGCATTGAACATCGAAATGTTCGGAGTGAACTGGGCGATCATCGCTGGAGTGCTTGGCACCGGTGCCGCATTGTTGATGCTCGCAACTTCTTACCGACCTGCAAAGAAGTAA
- a CDS encoding SDR family NAD(P)-dependent oxidoreductase — MQIAGISAVITGAGSGLGLATAKTMAAAGANVVIVDLPSSNGEAEAAAIGPNAVFVAADVRDEDQIKVALDAAEDMGPLRLVVNCAGIATPNRVMRKGVATAQAEFERVISINLLGTLNVIRLAAERMSVTEPAGEERGVIVNTASVAAFDGQVGQVAYAASKAGVAGMTLPLARDLAQFLIRVIAVAPGTFETPMVAGLPPEAVKSLGDQVPHPSRLGKPEEYAALVKHIVENPMINGETIRIDGAIRMAPR; from the coding sequence ATGCAGATCGCAGGAATCAGCGCAGTAATCACCGGAGCTGGGTCAGGCCTTGGTCTTGCCACGGCAAAAACGATGGCTGCGGCCGGTGCCAACGTGGTGATCGTTGACCTTCCTTCCTCAAATGGTGAAGCCGAAGCCGCAGCAATCGGTCCAAATGCCGTGTTTGTCGCTGCTGATGTGCGCGATGAGGATCAGATCAAGGTGGCCCTCGATGCTGCCGAAGATATGGGTCCACTTCGCCTGGTCGTGAACTGCGCAGGAATCGCAACTCCTAACCGTGTGATGCGTAAGGGAGTTGCAACTGCTCAAGCCGAGTTCGAGCGCGTGATCTCCATCAACTTGCTTGGCACGCTCAATGTGATTCGCCTGGCTGCCGAGCGTATGTCGGTGACCGAACCCGCAGGTGAAGAACGCGGCGTCATTGTGAACACTGCATCGGTCGCCGCATTTGATGGTCAAGTTGGTCAGGTCGCTTATGCCGCTTCAAAAGCGGGCGTTGCTGGCATGACCTTGCCACTGGCTCGCGATCTCGCTCAATTCCTTATTCGCGTCATCGCTGTTGCACCTGGAACCTTTGAAACACCGATGGTTGCCGGGCTTCCACCGGAGGCAGTGAAGTCACTGGGTGATCAAGTTCCGCACCCAAGTCGCCTAGGTAAGCCTGAAGAATACGCAGCACTTGTGAAGCACATTGTGGAAAACCCAATGATCAACGGCGAAACTATCCGCATTGACGGCGCTATCCGCATGGCACCTCGCTAA
- a CDS encoding aldo/keto reductase, with product MSLPTHTLGTGAAAVDVSLQGLGGMGMSMVYGTRDDVESTATLNKALDLGVTFWDTADVYGPHHNEELIGKVLQTRRDEVVLATKFANHLVDGKMTITGDPAYVKQACDDSLKRLGIDTIDLYYYHRVDKNVPIEDTWGAMAELVAAGKVRYLGISEAAPETIRRAHAVHPMTAGQYEWSLFTRDVEVDGVLATCRELGIGMVPYSPLGRGILTGTIQNTDELVANDWRLTNPRFQGEDFDANLKLVAQLSEFAAARGITPAQFALAWVQSQGSDVVPIPGTKRRKYLEENVAAATIQLTPAELDAVNAIAPYGAAAGGRYAAAAMGSLTATTKEKS from the coding sequence GTGTCACTTCCAACTCACACTTTGGGAACAGGTGCTGCTGCAGTAGACGTTTCATTGCAAGGCCTCGGTGGCATGGGCATGAGCATGGTGTACGGAACGCGCGATGATGTTGAGTCCACCGCAACACTGAATAAGGCGCTCGATCTTGGCGTGACTTTCTGGGACACCGCCGACGTTTACGGCCCGCATCACAATGAAGAACTCATTGGCAAGGTGCTGCAGACGCGTCGCGATGAAGTCGTGCTCGCAACGAAGTTTGCTAACCATTTGGTAGACGGCAAGATGACGATTACTGGCGATCCTGCGTATGTGAAGCAAGCCTGCGATGACAGTTTGAAGCGTCTTGGAATCGACACGATTGATCTGTACTACTACCACCGTGTTGATAAGAACGTACCGATCGAAGATACCTGGGGCGCAATGGCTGAACTCGTTGCTGCAGGAAAAGTTCGCTACTTAGGTATTAGCGAGGCTGCACCGGAAACCATTCGTCGTGCACATGCAGTGCATCCCATGACTGCCGGTCAATATGAATGGTCACTTTTTACGCGCGATGTAGAAGTAGATGGCGTGCTTGCCACCTGCCGCGAACTGGGCATTGGCATGGTTCCCTACTCTCCTCTTGGTCGCGGAATCCTCACGGGCACGATTCAGAACACGGATGAACTTGTGGCAAATGACTGGCGCCTGACCAATCCACGCTTCCAGGGCGAGGATTTTGATGCCAACCTCAAGCTTGTTGCCCAGTTGAGTGAATTTGCTGCGGCTCGTGGCATCACTCCTGCGCAGTTCGCATTGGCTTGGGTGCAATCCCAGGGCTCAGATGTGGTGCCAATTCCTGGCACCAAACGCCGCAAATATCTAGAAGAGAACGTTGCAGCAGCAACCATTCAATTAACTCCTGCGGAACTTGATGCGGTGAATGCCATTGCCCCTTATGGTGCTGCTGCAGGTGGCCGATACGCAGCTGCTGCGATGGGCAGTCTCACTGCGACAACGAAGGAGAAGTCATGA
- a CDS encoding dienelactone hydrolase family protein produces the protein MTAPLTIRKPAGNPKGGVVVIQEAFGVTAHIEDVCDRLAEAGYLAVAPAMFHRQGSPIVAYDDIPAAIEVMSQLTPADMAADVDDALEYLQSEGLTQAQCGITGFCMGGTVTYNTAVRLKLGAAVTFYGGGVAKGRMGYESFIDQVDKLQTPWLGLFGDLDRGIPVDDLEVLKIAAGEAKADVEVVRYPDADHGFHCPDRPAVFHQASSDDAWKRTIAFFDAHL, from the coding sequence ATGACCGCACCACTCACGATTCGCAAGCCAGCCGGAAACCCCAAGGGTGGCGTCGTTGTGATCCAAGAAGCCTTCGGTGTCACTGCGCACATTGAGGATGTGTGTGATCGCCTAGCTGAAGCGGGTTACCTTGCGGTTGCTCCAGCGATGTTCCATCGCCAAGGCTCACCTATCGTGGCGTATGACGACATCCCGGCAGCAATCGAAGTGATGTCGCAACTCACGCCTGCTGATATGGCAGCAGATGTTGATGATGCACTTGAGTACTTGCAGTCAGAAGGACTTACGCAAGCGCAGTGCGGAATCACCGGTTTTTGCATGGGCGGCACTGTTACTTACAACACCGCAGTGCGCTTGAAGTTAGGTGCAGCAGTCACCTTCTACGGTGGCGGTGTTGCTAAAGGTCGCATGGGTTATGAATCATTCATTGACCAAGTAGACAAGCTGCAGACTCCATGGCTTGGTCTGTTCGGTGACCTGGACCGCGGCATTCCTGTTGACGATCTCGAGGTTCTGAAGATTGCTGCGGGTGAAGCAAAGGCAGACGTTGAAGTTGTGCGTTACCCCGACGCTGACCACGGCTTCCACTGCCCAGATCGCCCAGCGGTATTTCATCAGGCTTCATCAGATGACGCTTGGAAGCGAACCATCGCATTCTTCGACGCGCACCTGTAA